The segment TAGCCCCACCGAGGAGTGTTTCCTCGAGTCTTTCTGTGACACTGATTTAAACCATCACGTGCATAGCCCACACACGCATGCTGCCTCCTCCTTCATTTCGACTTCCGGTCCTTCCTCGGTTTTCTGCGGATGTGCTGGAGCCCAGCAGCTGCGGCTGCAGGCATCGGACCAGGCCAAGGAGAATGTGTAGcccaggaactctcattcactctTTGCCCACCCTTCTCAACAGCGGGCTCCGTCTCTCTCCCACAGAGTCTGCCCTGGGTCCCCAACAGGGAGGATGTCCTCCCACAGAAGGAGCTCACGCAGCGTGGCCCCAGGAAGACATGAATCCACTCCCCACACTGAACTTCACAGCAAGTGGGTCTCACGAGGGTGCTGGTTTCGCCCTGCAAGGTACACCCAGCACAGCTTTAAACCCAGGAAGGTAAACCCAGCATGTGCTTCCGACTTTTCTATCCCAAACCAGGCCTGTGCACCCCTAAAATACACCACAAACCTCTCACATTCATGTGAACGCCTGGGTCACACTCCTTAATATCGATCCCCCATGGATCAATAGCACAAGCATTTCATTCACTGCAGATTCTGTGTTAACTACTATTGCAGTGAAACATCGCGTAGTCAGATTTCATCTCCACCAAGTGTTTCTAGTACTAGGGGATCAGAGGGggccagaaagaggaagaaagtgtgTGAACCGTGGCTTTTAACAGGTAAATTGTTCACCAGGGGATAAAGAGAAGGATCAGCAAGAAAACTGGTTCTGGCTCTAGTCTTTTTTACTCCATTTTAAAGTTTGGGTAAAAACTGATGTCCTGTTGTCAGGACTGTTTTTCTCCTTGGGGGtctgtcacacacacatgcacacacactcacaccactGCCAATCAACCTCTCTTAAATGCATGACTACAAGCATAAGAACAGGACACAGATTGTGGGTGGATGTTCTTAAAATCACAACCTGTTCGATGTAGGGTGGGGGCCAtcgaggaggggggaggggaattgggagggaatttttttttttcagttaaaaatgaaTTTACCTTGAGATGACTAAAAACCATGTCCACTCTATTGCCTACCACACTGGCATGTGTGGAGCCAAGCATCCTTCAGAGCTGCACTGTCGGCTTTGACCATGACACAGCACATTACAGTACCTACACGTTGCACCAGGGTCTCGCTGTGATATTCTGGGAGAGCGTTCCATTTCAGCAGTTGCTGAGACTTGCCTCAAACGAGGGCATGTGTAcatggggaaggaggcaggagaatgtCAATGAGATGGGGACAGTCTCGGTCTTGGCATCAACGACAAAATCCATGCACGTTAATTACTTGGCACCTCAAGGATACCATAAAGTCACTAAAGGTGGTGGTCgtgatgatgacgatggtgaTAACaggtaacatttactgaacacaaTCCATATGTTAGGCTCTGTGCTAAGCCCTTTTATAAACTCCTTCTTAAGCTTCACAATGACCCATAAGGCAGCTTCTAGAAGGATTTCCATTTtagagacgaggaaactgaggtttaaagagGTAATAGCCCAAAATCATCAAGCTAATAAATTGAGCAGCAAATCAGGGATGTCGGTCCTTGCTGGAGAAATCCAGCGTGGGGAACCCGACGCGAGGGCCTCGGAGGCCCTCTGTAGCATCCTCTCAATTTAAAGCTAAGGTGAAGGGTCATGACCAAGCTTATCCTGCTGACGTGtggtggaggggcaggtgggaCCCCAGAGCCCCAGGGTCAGAACAGCAAATGTAATGTTTGAGGAGTAAATGGGTTCTCCCTTCCAGGGCTTTGGGTTCCACTAACCAAGTAACTATGAAAGGAGAGCCGGTTACAGCTGACTAACATCGGGTTAATTTTGGATCCCTATTGGCAGGACCTAAAAGAAAATCTCCCCCATCATTCCCTACTTTCTTATTGCACGCTGTCTTCTTTTTGCCCTAAGGCAAACCTGGTCCCCTGGTCTGAAACTTTCCAGAACTcactttatttcaaataaaaaccaAGCTGATTTGTCTCCGCCAGGCACACTGCTGTCAGTCTTCCCTTCCTAAAACACATGACATTCCGTCAGAAGCCTGCCATAGCTCCCCAGTACCTACAGACTAAAAGCCAACCTCCGCCACATCCACCCCCAAGTCTGGTGTCACCTCTTTGCACAGCTTGgcctgcaccccccccccccccccacctccccagaacACATACAGCTCCCAGGACAGTTTGACCATGATCAGCaatatctttcttcctcttctcatcttAGGCACACACACTTTACCTGACAACTCAACAAGTGTTCCAACATTCACCCCTTCTGTCTTACAAGTTGGACCCCAATTTTTCATGGCAGTGACGTGCCTAACAAAATATATGATTGCCCCTCCCTGGTGGGTTTGGGTGGCCACATGGCTCAGTTCTGGCTGATGAGCTAAGGACAGAAGTCCCTGAGAGGTGTGGCCCTTACTAAACATAATAGTAAAGTCATACCAGGTAAATGTTCCTTGTGCCTCACTCatcctactttctctttcttggaagGCAGATGTGAGGCCTGGAGATGCAGCAGCCACCTTCCTACCATGAGACCATAGACCTGGAGCTAAAGGCCTACACTCCAAGGATGGGAGAGTGGCAAGACAGAGCTGAGTTTCCCAGTGGTACAGCTGAGACATCATCCCACCCACTCTTCTTGTTGTCTGGCCCAAACAAGCCCCTAGAGGGTGAAGTCACCAGGGGTCAGGATTTCTGTTGCTAACAGCTGAATGCAATGAAATCTGATGCACTTCCAGACATTGTCCCTCCTCATTCATGGGTCAAATGCTACCTGCTCTAGGTAATCCTCCATGATACCCTCAGAGCATGATAATTATGCCCTTCGCTGTGTTTCCACAATTGTCACTTTTCTCAATTATAACATTTAATCCTGCTTGATTTGGCCTAATGAGTGTTTCCCTGCCAGTCTGCTCAAATCTCTGGAGGGTAAGGGGGCTCTGTCCCACCAGCCGCTCCACGGTGCCTGGAGCAGTGTCTTGCATCGAGGTTGGGGGCTCTGTCTCACCAGCATCTCCATAAGGGCTGGAGCAGTGCATACAGCATGGAGTGAGCGTGTTTTGGGGTCTGACACTCTGCTTACTAGCTGtttggtcttgggcaagttaaagaacctctctgtgcctctgctctctcatctataaaaaggagagaaggagagttcTTACCCCACTGGGTTGTCATAAAGACAAAATAGTTTAATCATAAGAACTGGGGATGGGCCCTGGCATATAAAAGTGCTTAATGACTGCAGGCTCTTATTAGTGTGATGAATAGTGTAGCTGCTGAATGAACAGATAAATCAACACACagttgctaaataaatgaataaaggagtGAAACTCAGGAAAATTCCTCTGGTTTCAGACCCCAGGGCAGTGGCCACTGTTCCCTCTTTCCTGCCTGCTCCTGACTCTTTACTTTTCATTCTAACTACAACTTCTCATATCTGAGGAGCTGCTACAATAGAGTATTTAAGGCTATGAAGTAAGGCCTGGTTTCAAACAGTGACATTGCTTTTTGCTGTGTGGCTTGGGCAaatttcctcccctctctgggcctcagtttcttcaactgtaaaccggggataataacagtacttatAGAGTCATGGTGAGAGTGAAATGATAAAGCACATAAAACACACAGCATTGTGCGTGGCATACGGAAACAGTTGTTGTTAGCAACCATTATCAAACATTGTCATTATTCTTCTTGTCAAAGGCACAGTATCCCAGCGAGTCACACGGCCCCGATGCAGACAAGGCACTGGGAGTGGCGTCACGTTCAGCATGTCAAGATACACTGTACATCAGGAGCCAACAAACAGCTGTGtcattttgatttttcccttaAATGAGGACTAGTTAATATATCTGATTTATCCTAACATCTTGGCCTTGAATTCTCCCCTTAATGGCTGTTAACGTCAGGTAGATCCTTAGCTGACGTCAAACCTGGCCAGGAGGAACGCGTGCACACGAGAACAATCAAAGAGCAGAGCTTCTCAACAGTAACAATATCCCCACAGATCACAGGTCCGGCTACGGTTGGTGACACACTTCAATCTCACTTGCAGACTTCCCCCCCAGCTTAAAAGATGTGTACACAGCTTTCCAGAACTTTCCCTTCAAACTTAAGTCAACCAGTTACGTTTGTCCCATTCAAGCACTGGGCGGCTCCATTAATCTATTTTTACCATTAAACATGCCGTTTTACCAGATATTTATTCCACTTGGTTGTCATCCAAACGCTTTTTGACATTAGTGCCCTGGGACTGAACTGCTTAAACTCTGCCCTCATAAACAGAAAACCACCTTTTGATTGAAACCTTGAAGAACTCTCAGAACCCCAGCTCTTCACTTCAACAGGCATTAATTTCTGCTCCGCATAAAGGAGAGAGCgtatgtgtgtgagagtgtgtgtgtgtgtgtggggggggggggtgttttaAGAGGGTCACTGTGGGAGGGCTGAGCCACCCAAGGGATGAAGGGGAGGGATTCCGGTCCCCCCAAACCCTCCCCACAGGATGTCTCAGGCCTGGGGAGATGCTGACTTGCAGAGAGAAGGGGATCATCAGAGACCAGGTGAGGGGGAGAACTCTAGGACCCGAAGGACTTAGGGATCCCTGGGGTCCACGCTGGGCAGCGCCTCTTTCAAAGGGGAGGGGTCCAGGGAAAGTCACTGTtccccccactcccccctccccacctccccgaCGAACAAAAGGCCATCGCGGAACCACTGAAGGCAGAGACCCCACTGGCTTTGAAGCCGCTCAGTCAGGTGGAAGCCCGAGCAAATCACAACTTGGCTTCTCCGTCAAGTTTTCTCCCCAGCCTAACCGACCgccctccgccgccgccgccgcctccggaGCTGCGCACGGCTCCGAGGCCAAGGGGACCGTCCTGTGATGCTCACTGGTTTCCAACTTTCCGCTCCTCTTCGTCTCCGCAGCCTCCTGCAAAGCGGCTGGGAAAAGGGCAGGTTGGCAAAGGCGGGGATCCCCAGTCCCGTGGAAGCCACAAAGAAGCTGCACCCCGACAAAGATGGACCTCGCGTGGGGCCGACGGAGAGCGCCGGCTGCCGTTCCGGGGGCGACCGTgggctcggggtgggggggggggggggggggggggggcgtgggcCAGCCGGCGGCGGACAGCGGGACCCGGGGCCCCCCAGGCACCCCCCCGCCCCACGGCCCCTCCCCACGCGGGCTCCCCGGCACCTGAGCGGGGCGTGGGGACAGCGCCGCGCTCCGGCCCTGCCCGCGCCAGGTGGCTCGGCCGCGCGCCCGCCGCCTGCGGCCACCAGGAGCGCCGAGAGGAGCGGCAGCCTCAACCCACGGCGTCATGCTTCCTGCCACCACAGTACGGCGAATCGTCACCGGGAGAGGGGAGCAGCGGGGAGGGCGGGGAGCACACACTCACGTAGCCCCCCGCCCGCCGAACCCCGCGGGGACGGGGCCACGTCCCGGTGGAGTCCCCGCGGGACCTGCCCCGTTTGCACAAAGCGCCGCGATCGGGCCAAGCCAGGGAGGGAACCGGCCacgaaataaataaataaaaacagagtcGGTCTACGTAACGCCCTGTCGAAAGCGGACGCCATATTTTTTTGTGGCTTATGTCGACATAGGGAAACGTAGACatgtttttcctcctcctcctcctcggtcTGGCTCGCATTTATCCAAACTTGTAatcaaaactcttaaaaaaaaaaatctccccccCCTCGCCCCGTGTCCTTGATTTCCTCCCATCCGCAAAAAGAGCCCgcagccccccacctcccccaaccctccctcCCGCACCCCGCTTCCAATCACAAACGCGGCCGAGTCCCATGAAGAACGCATTTTCGGGAGCCGCGGCGGCGGTGGGAAAGTTGGGCTGGAGTGGCCGGCGCCCGGCGTGCGGGGCTCGGGGCGGGCGGCGCCGGGCGGGGGGTGCTGCGCGCCGAGGCGAAGTTTCTTACCTGCGCCGGGGCTGCGAACGCGGGGACCCGGGCTGGGAACGCGGAGACGCGGCGCGGGCGTTCCAAAATGGAACTCTGCTGGCTCcccccccacccactccccactccccactccccagccgGCGCCCGGGCTCGGGCTCCGTGGGAAAGAGGGGGGGACCAAGCCAGCCTGCCTTAGACAGACGGACAGAAAAAGCCCCCGGACGGAGAACAGTggccaaaattttttaaaagaaaaaaaaaaaaaaagaagaaggaaaaaaaaaagggggagaaaaaaaatgtctcGATCAGTGGGGAATCTACGCCAAAACCCACATGATCTGTAACGTCAGCATGCGTATTTGCATACGATACCACCACCGAGCTGCCACCCGGGCTCGGGTTCCGCAGAAAGTTACAAAGTGAAATTCAGCCCCCTCCGGAGGCGCCGGCGAAATGTCATTTTCAGgcgggagctggggtggggggaggctaGCCCTCAAGGCGCTGGTTACTAgccaagggggggggggggcagtaaATTAACTTAAAAGTCTGAGGCCAGTAACGGACTCGGTGGAATTTCTgcgagggaggagggggaggcgcGAGCGAGATCATTGAATATTAAGCACGACCCGGCTCGGCGGCCGCGGCCGAACCCTCCCGTGCAATACCCATTTTCTTTACGAAAAGTTCAAGGTGTCAGTGATGAGCTCAACCAACTGTTGATCCTGAGCACGTGGAGTGGCGGACCCGGGGACCGCGGGGCGCGGCTGCTCGCCCTGCGCGGGGCGGCACCAGGGACCCCGCGTCCCTCCCGCAGCGCAAAGGGCAGCGCGCGGGTGGGGCCTCCGGGCGCCCAGGGCGCTGCCTGCGCTTTCTCCCGCCTTCGGGCTcagggaaataataataactaaaaaaaaaaaaattttgtttttaaagcgaGACACATTTACGCCTGGAATAGTCATGAGAGGGCTTGGGGTAAGGCGGCTAAGAGCGAGCCCCCCACTTATATAACGACTTGAAATTTGGATGACTTTTGCTGGAGAGATTCCGAGATTTCCGCTTGCGCAGGTCTGAGGTTGG is part of the Equus quagga isolate Etosha38 chromosome 16, UCLA_HA_Equagga_1.0, whole genome shotgun sequence genome and harbors:
- the LOC124227919 gene encoding branchpoint-bridging protein-like, coding for MLTCREKGIIRDQPPAKRLGKGQVGKGGDPQSRGSHKEAAPRQRWTSRGADGERRLPFRGRPWARGGGGGGGGGAWASRRRTAGPGAPQAPPRPTAPPHAGSPAPERGVGTAPRSGPARARWLGRAPAACGHQERREERQPQPTASCFLPPQYGESSPGEGSSGEGGEHTLT